CCGCGGTTAAGGCGCGGCGGGTGCAGGAGCATCTGGGCGGGCGCGCGCCCGACCGCGCCTACGGCGACACCGCGAGCGATTTGCCGCTGCTCGAGCTGGCGCGCGAGGCCGTGGCCGTTTACCCCGACCGGGTGCTGCGGGACGCTGCGGCCCGCAGGGGCTGGCGCAGGTTGCCCGAGGGCGGAGGGGCCCCGGCGTAGACGGCCGCCCCGCCCGCGGGTTCCGGCTCGGGGGCGGCCGGGCCGGTGCTGGACGGGTTCCAGCCGCGCGCCGGGTTTTGTTGACGCCTTCCGACGCCAGCGCCTATAGTAGAGGGCGGACGCGCGCCGGGATGGCGGAATTGGTAGACGCAGTAGACTCAAAATCTACCGGCCGCGAGGCCGTGCGGGTTCGAGTCCCGCTCCCGGCACCAGAGGTACGAGGAGGACGAAATGGGCATTTTGTACACGCTGTTGATTCTGCTTTACCTCGCCATTGCGGCGGGGCTGGTCTGGGTGGTGCTCCTCCAGGAGCCCAAGCAGGGCGGGGGCGACATCCTGGGTGGCGGGGCCACCGACCTGTTCGCCGCCCGGGGCGTGACCGGAGGGCTGTACCGGGTGACGATCTGGCTGGGCGCGGCCTTCCTCGTGCTCTCGGTCATCATCAACAAAATCCCCCGGTAACTGCAGCCGCACACCAAGGCGGGGCCACGGGCCCCGCTTTTCCGTTTAGCGATCGGGATATTCATGAATTTTATACGCGGTATATTCTTGACAGGCCCCTTGCCTAACGGGTAACGTGCGACTAAGCCCAAATCCGCTGGATAGCCAAACGCCGAAGGCGGACTGGGTCACGAAAGAGGAGGTATCTAAATGAGGAAACCTATTTGGATCTTGGTCGTGCTGGCTCTGGGGGCGTTGGCCCTGGCCCAGCCCAAAGTGTTCAAGGCGCCGAACGCGGACGAGACGCCGGTGTTCGGCGGAGACTTCCGCGACTGGTCGACCTCCGACCCCAAGACGTTCAACCCCTTCGTGGCCAAGGAAACGTCCTCGACCGACGTGATCGGCCTCATGCTCCCGGTGCTGACCGGCTACAACCCCTACACCCTCGAGCCCGAGGGCATGCTCGCCAAGAGCTGGGAGGTCAAGAACAACGGCCTGACCATCGTCTTCCACCTGCGCGAGGGCGCCAAGTGGTCGGACGGCCAGCCCATCACCGCCGACGACGTGATCTTCAGCGCCAAGGTGCACGCCGACCCCGACGTGGGCTCGAACTCGATCAAGAGCTTCGAGATCGACGGTTCGCCGATCGTTTGGACCAAGATCGACGACTACACCGTCCAGGCCGACTTCCCCAAGCCCTTCGCCCCGGCGCTGATCCAGGGCTGGTACATCGTTCCCAAGCACGTCTTCGAGAAGGCCTACCAGGAAGGCAAGGTCACGGAGATGTGGGACGTGGGCACCGACCCCGCCAAGCTCGTCTCCGGCGGCCCCTTCATGCTCGACCAGTACGTCCAGGGCGAGCGCGTCGTCCTCAAGAAGAACCCCAACTACTGGGGCGTGGACGAAAAGGGCAACCAGCTCCCGTACTTGGACCGCTACGTCTTCACCATCGTGGCCGACATGAACGCGGCGCTGGCCAAGTTCCTGGCCGGTGAGCTCGACCTCTTCGCGGCCTCGAACGCCGACCAGGTGGCTCAGATCATCGAGCGCATCGACGCCGGCAAGCTCGACGCCAGCATCTTCCCCAACGCCGACGTCACCACCGGCACCAACTTCATCTTCTTCAACTGGAACAGCGACGATCCCTGGAAGGCCCAGCTCTTCCGCAACAAGAAGTTCCGTCAGGCGATGGCCCACCTGATGGACAAGGACTCGATGATCGAGCTCGCCCTCGGCGGCCTGGGTAAGCCCCAGTGGAGCCCGATCTCGATCCCGGTGAAGCAGTTCTTCACCGACGACGTCGCCAAGTTCGAGTACAACCCCGAGAAGGCCGCCGAGCTGCTGGCCGAGATCGGCTTCCGCAACAAGAACGCCCAGGGCATCCTCGTGGACGCCTCGGGTCGGCCGCTCGAGTTCCGCCTCTCCACCAACCAGGGCAACAACACCCGTGAGAAGATCGCCCAGCTCTTCACCGAAGACGCCAAGAAGATCGGCGTGAACGTCAAGTACGCCCCGATCGCCTTCAACGAGCTGGTGCGCCAGATCCTCAACACCCGCGACTTCGACGCCATCCTCATCGGTCTGACCGGCGGCATCGAGCCCGCCTTCAGCCGCAACGTCTGGGAGCTCGACGGGCCGCTGCACATGTGGAACTACGGCCCCGACTTCCAGTCGTTCGAGATCCTCATCGACAAGTTGATGAAGCAGGGTGCCACCACCCTGGAGCAGTCGAAGCGCCGCGAGATCTACGTGCGCTTCCAGCAGGTCGTCGCCGAGAACCTGCCCCTCACCTACACCGTGGCCCCGGCCTACAACCCGGCGCGCCTCAACAAGGTGGGCGGCCTCTTCGCGAAGGACCAGATCACCTCGATCGTCGGGCAGTTCCCCTACATCGAGACCGTCTTCGTCAAGAAGTAACCCAAAGTACGGCGCCGGAGCCCTTGGCTCCGGCGCCGTGCCCCACTTTCCAGAGCTTACAAACATGACCGCATACATCCTCCGCCGCTTTCTGCACCTGATCCCCACCTTC
This genomic stretch from Oceanithermus profundus DSM 14977 harbors:
- the secG gene encoding preprotein translocase subunit SecG gives rise to the protein MGILYTLLILLYLAIAAGLVWVVLLQEPKQGGGDILGGGATDLFAARGVTGGLYRVTIWLGAAFLVLSVIINKIPR
- a CDS encoding ABC transporter substrate-binding protein, producing the protein MRKPIWILVVLALGALALAQPKVFKAPNADETPVFGGDFRDWSTSDPKTFNPFVAKETSSTDVIGLMLPVLTGYNPYTLEPEGMLAKSWEVKNNGLTIVFHLREGAKWSDGQPITADDVIFSAKVHADPDVGSNSIKSFEIDGSPIVWTKIDDYTVQADFPKPFAPALIQGWYIVPKHVFEKAYQEGKVTEMWDVGTDPAKLVSGGPFMLDQYVQGERVVLKKNPNYWGVDEKGNQLPYLDRYVFTIVADMNAALAKFLAGELDLFAASNADQVAQIIERIDAGKLDASIFPNADVTTGTNFIFFNWNSDDPWKAQLFRNKKFRQAMAHLMDKDSMIELALGGLGKPQWSPISIPVKQFFTDDVAKFEYNPEKAAELLAEIGFRNKNAQGILVDASGRPLEFRLSTNQGNNTREKIAQLFTEDAKKIGVNVKYAPIAFNELVRQILNTRDFDAILIGLTGGIEPAFSRNVWELDGPLHMWNYGPDFQSFEILIDKLMKQGATTLEQSKRREIYVRFQQVVAENLPLTYTVAPAYNPARLNKVGGLFAKDQITSIVGQFPYIETVFVKK